The Rhodocytophaga rosea genome has a segment encoding these proteins:
- the bshC gene encoding bacillithiol biosynthesis cysteine-adding enzyme BshC codes for MSIPDASVMNVEKIDLSQIRQFSSFFLDYISQKDTLQPFYQHFPELKNFQPQLEQKQFSQAQRKDLHAVLTEQYKPIPSFPQQQIDSLLQENTFTVTTGHQLNIFGGPLYLMYKLVTVINLAEALKKQYPNYHFVPVYWMATEDHDFAEINHFHLFGKKYEWTTQQKGAVGRMNPAEINAILDSLPEKLPLFEKAYLENKTLAEATRSWAHELFGEQGLLCIDADHPLLKSQLKDVIRKDIFESITYTSVSHTSEQLKKSGYETQVNPRQINFFYLDQGVRERIVQANDRYEVLNTPLSFSADELNQLIEEHPERFSPNVLLRPVYQEIILPNLAYIGGPAEVIYWLQLKALFDALGIAFPIVMPRNFALFISKTYQKKLHKLGILPADLFLEENDLKRKLVEGMVEEPVQVQQEQQEIEKAFQSLVEKALLLDKTLEGFIKAEQQKTIKSLENIEKRLKKAEEKNQETSISQLLNVKSKLFPNGGLQERTDNFLNFYLNDPQFITTLLQSFDPLDFRFQILTEDDQS; via the coding sequence ATGTCCATCCCAGATGCTTCCGTAATGAATGTCGAAAAAATTGATCTTTCTCAGATAAGGCAATTTTCCTCCTTTTTCTTAGATTATATTTCCCAAAAAGATACGTTACAACCGTTTTATCAACACTTTCCAGAACTTAAAAACTTTCAGCCTCAACTTGAGCAGAAGCAATTCAGCCAGGCACAAAGGAAGGATTTGCATGCCGTTTTGACGGAGCAATACAAACCTATCCCTTCCTTTCCACAGCAGCAAATTGACTCCCTATTGCAGGAAAACACATTCACCGTTACGACTGGTCACCAACTCAATATTTTCGGCGGACCTTTGTATCTGATGTATAAGCTGGTTACAGTTATCAATCTGGCGGAAGCACTTAAAAAGCAGTATCCCAACTATCATTTTGTGCCGGTATACTGGATGGCTACCGAAGATCATGATTTTGCAGAAATCAACCATTTTCATCTGTTTGGAAAAAAATATGAGTGGACAACCCAGCAGAAAGGCGCTGTAGGACGCATGAATCCTGCTGAAATAAATGCTATTCTGGATTCATTGCCAGAAAAACTCCCTTTATTTGAGAAAGCATATCTGGAGAATAAAACATTAGCTGAAGCTACCAGAAGCTGGGCTCATGAACTGTTTGGAGAACAAGGTTTACTGTGTATAGATGCAGATCATCCTTTGCTGAAATCTCAATTAAAAGACGTGATTCGCAAGGATATTTTTGAATCCATTACCTATACCTCGGTAAGCCATACATCAGAACAGTTGAAGAAATCAGGCTATGAAACCCAGGTTAATCCCCGGCAAATCAACTTTTTCTATCTGGATCAAGGAGTAAGGGAACGCATTGTACAGGCTAATGACAGATATGAAGTATTAAATACGCCGCTTTCTTTTTCTGCGGATGAACTAAATCAACTGATCGAAGAACATCCCGAGCGGTTCAGTCCGAATGTATTATTGCGTCCGGTTTACCAGGAGATCATACTACCCAACCTGGCTTATATTGGTGGTCCGGCAGAAGTGATTTATTGGTTGCAACTCAAAGCTTTATTTGATGCGCTGGGCATTGCTTTTCCCATTGTTATGCCGAGAAATTTTGCATTATTTATCTCCAAAACATATCAGAAAAAATTACACAAGCTTGGCATCCTACCGGCAGATTTGTTTCTGGAAGAAAATGACCTGAAACGGAAACTGGTTGAAGGAATGGTAGAAGAACCTGTGCAGGTACAACAGGAACAACAGGAAATAGAAAAAGCTTTTCAGTCGCTGGTAGAAAAAGCACTTCTGCTGGATAAAACCCTGGAAGGATTTATAAAAGCTGAACAGCAGAAGACCATAAAATCTCTGGAAAATATTGAGAAGCGTTTGAAAAAAGCGGAAGAAAAAAACCAGGAAACCAGTATCAGTCAGTTGTTAAATGTAAAGTCGAAGCTATTTCCAAATGGCGGCCTGCAGGAACGCACAGATAATTTTCTCAACTTTTACCTCAACGATCCTCAGTTTATAACTACTTTATTGCAATCATTTGATCCCCTGGATTTCCGTTTTCAGATCCTTACGGAAGATGACCAAAGCTGA
- a CDS encoding alpha/beta fold hydrolase: MNIKKTSYFKDKQRDIDYFKQWVTQLEQANGRTYESITIPTAIGNTHIWGLHTQDHSLETLVIFPGARTTALFWDLDKGLDNLNQKLRIFLVETNGLPNLSDGASPDIKSLDFGYWANEVLEKLGIEKAFIAGASFGGLVCMKLAIVHPEKIKAAFLLNPGCLQPFSLTFSNLYYNLLPIIKPTEKNVLKFLDKAVFAKPNHVLSAKAEKMLVDYEVFALRRYTDNTQKPYYMNHELAQVKAETYLLEGDKDLLFPFKKSISNAQKHIKRLKEVKVFENVGHGIETYPKAMNYIGDLIKSHQ, from the coding sequence ATGAATATTAAGAAAACCTCATATTTTAAAGATAAGCAGCGGGATATTGATTATTTCAAACAATGGGTTACCCAACTCGAACAAGCCAATGGAAGAACGTATGAAAGCATAACTATTCCAACGGCCATCGGCAATACACATATCTGGGGCTTGCATACACAAGATCATTCGCTGGAAACCCTTGTTATTTTTCCTGGTGCCAGAACGACAGCGCTGTTCTGGGATCTGGATAAAGGGTTAGATAATCTAAATCAAAAACTGAGAATATTTTTAGTGGAGACCAATGGCTTACCCAATTTGAGTGATGGAGCATCGCCTGATATTAAATCGTTAGATTTTGGGTATTGGGCAAATGAGGTTTTAGAGAAACTGGGTATTGAGAAGGCATTTATCGCAGGTGCATCTTTTGGAGGCTTGGTATGTATGAAATTAGCCATTGTACATCCTGAGAAAATAAAAGCAGCCTTCCTTTTAAATCCGGGATGTTTGCAGCCATTTTCCTTAACGTTTAGTAACCTATATTATAATCTATTGCCGATCATCAAGCCGACCGAAAAAAATGTCCTGAAATTTTTAGACAAAGCTGTCTTCGCCAAACCGAATCATGTATTATCTGCGAAAGCCGAAAAGATGCTTGTTGATTATGAGGTTTTCGCATTAAGACGCTATACAGACAATACACAAAAACCTTACTATATGAACCATGAGTTAGCCCAGGTGAAAGCGGAAACATATTTACTGGAAGGAGATAAAGATTTGTTGTTCCCTTTTAAAAAGTCGATCAGCAATGCTCAAAAACACATAAAGAGGTTAAAAGAAGTAAAAGTATTTGAGAACGTGGGTCACGGCATTGAAACCTATCCCAAAGCCATGAATTATATAGGTGATCTGATCAAAAGCCATCAGTAA
- a CDS encoding 5-formyltetrahydrofolate cyclo-ligase, with amino-acid sequence MTKAELRKQLKEKRQQVPAEEIEAQSRLICRLFFQHFDLANIHSLHIFLPIVKFKEINTWPIIDFLQVNFPDVHVVFPKTNTEDFSMESFLYDSDLVLAENAWGITEPIQGKRVAPHNIDMIILPLLGFDSTGNRIGYGKGFYDRFLSTCRIDIIKIGLAVEEPLLRIDDINSFDIPMDYCITPQQVWHFGR; translated from the coding sequence ATGACCAAAGCTGAGCTCAGAAAACAATTAAAAGAAAAACGGCAACAAGTACCTGCTGAAGAGATTGAAGCCCAGAGCAGACTAATTTGCAGGCTATTTTTCCAGCATTTCGATCTGGCAAATATACATTCCCTGCATATTTTTTTGCCCATAGTTAAGTTCAAAGAAATTAATACCTGGCCCATTATTGATTTTCTCCAGGTTAATTTTCCCGATGTTCATGTTGTATTTCCTAAAACCAATACAGAGGATTTTTCTATGGAAAGTTTTCTGTATGATTCAGATCTGGTGCTGGCAGAAAATGCATGGGGTATTACTGAGCCTATACAAGGCAAACGTGTAGCACCTCACAACATTGACATGATTATACTACCACTGCTTGGTTTTGATAGTACAGGAAACCGGATTGGGTATGGAAAAGGTTTCTACGACCGATTCCTCTCAACTTGCCGAATAGATATTATCAAGATCGGATTAGCTGTGGAGGAGCCTTTACTAAGGATTGATGATATCAATAGTTTCGATATTCCCATGGATTACTGCATTACGCCACAGCAGGTATGGCATTTTGGCAGATAG
- the htpG gene encoding molecular chaperone HtpG — translation MAITGEKGNISIHTENIFPIIKKFLYSDHEIFLRELVSNAVDASQKIKRLSSLGEFNGELGDLKVTVTLDEAAKTITVSDQGIGMTAEEIKKYINQIAFSGATEFVEKYKDKGQDAQIIGNFGLGFYSAFMVAEKVEIITKSYQEGAEPARWVSEGTTEFEITTADKQERGTDIILHIAEDSKEFLDKFRIQSILNKYGKFLPVPIEFDGKVINETAPLWTKSPADLKDEDYLKFYKELYPMSEDPLFWIHLNVDYPFNLTGILYFPKVKNELHLHKDKIQLYSRQVFITDEVKDVVPEFLMLLHGVIDSPDIPLNVSRSFLQADANVKKINTHITKKVGDKLHELFKNDRKGFEDKFDHIGLFIKYGMITDDKFYDKAKDFCLLKNTEGQFFTFNEYREHVQANQTDKDDSVTFLYTNDPGKQDRYIQSAKKRVYDVLKLDGVLDSHFISALERKLEKTNLKRVDADTIDKLIDKGIINESVLSEDEKKSLKETFEATLNNKNLNIAVESLPVDELPVVITLPEFMRRMKEMSANGGMAMFGEMPVTYNVAINANHSLINRILKEQDETEKTRLIRQSYDLALLSQNMLSGAELTAFIHRTLDLTK, via the coding sequence ATGGCCATTACAGGAGAAAAAGGTAACATTTCCATTCATACCGAGAACATCTTCCCCATCATTAAAAAGTTCTTATATTCCGACCATGAAATTTTCTTGCGGGAACTTGTTTCCAATGCGGTGGATGCATCCCAGAAAATAAAAAGATTATCTTCCCTGGGCGAATTTAATGGAGAGCTAGGTGACCTGAAAGTAACAGTTACCTTAGATGAAGCCGCTAAAACTATCACTGTCAGCGATCAGGGCATTGGCATGACAGCCGAAGAGATTAAAAAATATATTAACCAGATTGCTTTTTCCGGCGCGACTGAGTTTGTAGAAAAATACAAAGATAAAGGCCAGGATGCCCAGATCATTGGTAACTTCGGTTTGGGTTTTTACTCAGCCTTTATGGTAGCAGAAAAGGTGGAGATCATTACAAAATCGTATCAGGAAGGCGCAGAGCCTGCCCGTTGGGTGAGTGAAGGAACCACCGAGTTTGAAATTACCACAGCAGATAAACAAGAACGGGGTACTGACATTATTCTTCATATAGCAGAAGATTCCAAAGAGTTTCTGGATAAATTCCGCATTCAGAGCATTCTCAATAAATATGGCAAATTCCTGCCTGTTCCGATTGAGTTTGATGGCAAAGTAATTAACGAAACGGCTCCGCTCTGGACAAAATCTCCGGCTGACCTGAAAGATGAGGATTATCTCAAATTTTATAAAGAGTTGTATCCCATGTCAGAAGATCCGCTGTTCTGGATTCACCTTAACGTGGATTATCCCTTCAACCTGACAGGTATTCTGTATTTCCCGAAAGTAAAAAATGAACTGCACCTGCATAAAGATAAAATTCAGCTCTATTCCCGTCAGGTGTTTATTACCGATGAAGTAAAAGATGTAGTGCCTGAGTTTTTGATGCTGTTGCATGGTGTAATTGATTCACCGGATATTCCGCTTAACGTATCGAGAAGCTTTTTGCAGGCTGATGCCAATGTAAAAAAAATCAATACACACATTACCAAAAAAGTAGGTGACAAACTGCATGAGCTTTTCAAAAACGACCGTAAAGGTTTCGAAGATAAATTTGACCACATCGGTTTATTCATCAAATATGGCATGATCACCGATGATAAGTTCTATGACAAAGCCAAAGATTTCTGTCTGCTGAAAAATACAGAAGGTCAGTTCTTTACCTTTAATGAATACCGCGAGCATGTGCAGGCTAACCAGACAGATAAAGATGACAGTGTAACTTTCCTTTATACCAACGACCCTGGCAAACAAGACCGTTATATCCAATCTGCTAAGAAGCGGGTATATGATGTATTAAAGCTGGACGGTGTGCTGGATAGCCATTTTATCAGTGCCCTGGAACGCAAGCTGGAAAAAACCAATCTGAAGCGGGTGGATGCCGATACTATAGATAAATTGATCGACAAAGGCATTATTAACGAAAGTGTGCTTTCTGAAGATGAAAAGAAGTCGCTGAAGGAAACTTTTGAGGCCACATTGAATAATAAGAATCTGAATATTGCGGTAGAGTCCTTGCCGGTAGATGAGTTGCCGGTAGTAATTACCTTGCCTGAATTTATGAGGCGGATGAAAGAAATGTCTGCCAATGGCGGTATGGCAATGTTTGGTGAAATGCCTGTAACGTATAACGTAGCAATTAATGCCAATCACAGCCTGATCAACCGGATTTTGAAAGAACAGGACGAAACCGAAAAAACAAGACTGATCCGTCAATCTTACGACCTTGCCTTGCTTTCTCAGAATATGCTTTCCGGAGCTGAGCTGACTGCCTTTATCCATCGCACGCTGGATCTGACAAAGTAA
- a CDS encoding hybrid sensor histidine kinase/response regulator transcription factor, with amino-acid sequence MLISVSYAQNQDIKFDHITSEQGLSHGTVYSIIQDKEGFMWFGTRDGLNKYNGYDFVVYDHDPDKPGSISDNLIRSIYEDRSGKLWIATKNGLNVFDKSTETFKVFVHDTTNQYSISDNDIQYVYQDRAGLMWIGTTRGLNKYDPATNRFTLFMHNPSAVKHWTENTINIIYEDKLGNLWVGTTKGLSHFDRKTEKFTRYLHKTATADNSKFAGSVNAICEDRTGILWVGSMGDGVKQFDRVNKTYTVFKHDYADENSLSDNIILSLREDSFGNIWVGTQHGGLNKYDRQSGKFIRYKHLSSSPASLSDNSVMCVYEDSFKVLWVACFRGGVNKTDLLKKKIAAVEYNTTDPKGLRDSYIYSLYADASSNIWIGNRIGLDKLDRKTGKITQYSYSAAIPKNLSTNTAHSIIEDRDGNLWVALSASVKRINISTGQVTNFEYKEGDTTSLPFPYANVVYEDTKGRIWIGTRDGLALFNKNTETFKTYRLNVITKTQFNVDYIAEDQNGILWLATSSDGLNRFDPATGEFVSYYSVASEQSMNYIYKSSKGVMWVCSASGGIYQFNPQNGKYTPAQGPKELSRMVIHGILEDNSGNLWLVSRKGGLFKYDPAAKTLRNYDVHDGLLSNEFNRAFCKDSKGYMYFGSNSGLNILHPDSLLTNPYAPLVRISGFKVMEKPRSIQTGEPIVLPYNENFFSFDFVGLNYSLPEENTYAYKLEGLDEDWITAGTRRYAPYTNLDPGDYTFRVKSANYDGVWNNEGMAVKITITPPFWKTIYAYIIYVVAGIAILYYGKEYFVGRERLKHNLKLKSLESEKLHELDQMKSRFFANVSHELRTPLTLIINPLETMLAEKTSESHTYAYFHLMLRNARRLLQLINQLLDISKLEAGGMRLENEVGELMAFVKAHFFSFDSLAAHRQIKLNFHHNPGSLWVKFDKDKIEKVVTNLFSNAMKFTPRGGEISVNISVEPIQNSKSKLRKVLVTVRDTGIGIEADKLEKIFDRFYQIDSSHTRNYEGTGIGLSLTKELISLYGGNIRVESEPGKGSCFFVELTLEEVSQQESIDGSLQTHNEELVARLSDHSLTDGSYSLEELPNQLDESLPLLLIVEDHADLSSYIRNTFIEKYRVVHASNGKEGLDKAQELIPDLIISDWMMPQMTGMELCRKLKTDERTSHIPVIMLTARASMQDKLVGLENGADVYLTKPFNTEELIAQVKNLILQRRRLRERFSKTAMLVDSSKDSNKIEYSSTDEKFLKKVFSILEKSYESTDFNVEVLEEQLNMSHTQLYRKLKALTDQPPVELVRDFRLRKAAILIASKQETVSQVAYKVGFSNLSYFTKSFRKLYGVPPSEYGVKDDKLGQD; translated from the coding sequence ATGCTAATTTCTGTTAGCTATGCTCAGAATCAGGATATCAAATTTGATCATATTACATCCGAACAAGGCTTGTCTCATGGTACCGTTTACAGCATTATTCAGGACAAAGAGGGATTCATGTGGTTTGGAACCAGGGATGGACTGAATAAATACAATGGATACGATTTTGTGGTCTATGATCACGACCCAGACAAACCAGGAAGTATCAGTGACAATTTAATCCGATCTATCTATGAAGACCGCTCCGGAAAACTATGGATTGCTACCAAAAACGGATTAAATGTGTTCGATAAATCTACCGAGACATTTAAAGTATTTGTACACGATACAACCAATCAATATTCCATCAGCGATAATGACATACAATATGTGTATCAGGACCGTGCCGGGTTGATGTGGATAGGTACTACCAGGGGATTAAATAAATATGATCCGGCTACTAACCGTTTTACCTTGTTTATGCATAATCCATCGGCGGTTAAGCATTGGACAGAAAATACAATCAATATCATTTACGAGGATAAACTAGGTAATCTTTGGGTAGGTACCACCAAAGGATTAAGCCATTTTGATCGCAAAACGGAAAAGTTTACCAGATACCTGCATAAAACCGCTACCGCTGATAATTCTAAGTTTGCAGGTTCAGTCAATGCCATCTGTGAAGATCGTACAGGCATATTATGGGTAGGTTCCATGGGAGATGGTGTGAAACAGTTTGACCGGGTTAATAAAACCTATACTGTATTTAAGCATGATTATGCTGATGAAAACAGCTTGAGTGATAATATTATCTTATCGCTTCGGGAAGATTCATTCGGAAATATATGGGTGGGTACACAGCATGGTGGCCTTAACAAATATGACAGGCAATCAGGTAAATTCATACGTTATAAACACCTTTCTTCTTCGCCTGCGTCATTAAGCGATAATTCGGTTATGTGTGTGTATGAAGATAGTTTCAAAGTTCTTTGGGTAGCCTGTTTTAGAGGGGGCGTGAATAAAACGGATTTGCTCAAGAAAAAAATAGCAGCCGTTGAGTATAATACAACAGATCCTAAAGGTCTCAGGGATAGTTATATATACTCGTTATATGCTGATGCTTCCAGTAATATATGGATTGGAAACCGGATTGGTTTGGATAAACTTGATAGAAAAACAGGAAAGATAACTCAGTATTCTTATAGCGCTGCTATCCCTAAAAATTTAAGCACCAATACAGCTCATTCGATTATAGAAGACAGAGATGGTAATTTGTGGGTTGCATTGAGTGCAAGTGTGAAACGGATCAATATCTCTACGGGGCAGGTTACTAATTTCGAATACAAAGAGGGGGATACAACAAGTCTGCCTTTTCCCTATGCAAATGTTGTTTATGAAGATACAAAAGGGAGGATATGGATAGGTACACGGGATGGGCTTGCACTTTTTAACAAGAATACAGAAACATTTAAAACCTACCGGCTAAATGTAATAACTAAGACACAGTTTAATGTAGATTATATTGCTGAAGATCAAAACGGGATTTTATGGTTAGCCACCTCCAGCGATGGATTAAACCGTTTTGACCCTGCCACAGGTGAGTTTGTCTCCTATTATTCTGTAGCTAGCGAGCAATCAATGAATTACATTTATAAGAGTAGTAAAGGGGTAATGTGGGTATGTTCAGCTTCAGGAGGCATATATCAGTTCAACCCCCAGAATGGCAAATATACGCCGGCACAAGGCCCCAAAGAATTATCACGAATGGTTATTCATGGAATTCTGGAAGATAATTCCGGTAATTTATGGCTCGTCAGCCGCAAAGGAGGCTTGTTTAAGTATGACCCTGCGGCTAAAACCTTGCGGAATTATGATGTACATGACGGATTGCTGAGCAATGAATTCAACCGTGCTTTTTGCAAAGACAGCAAAGGTTACATGTATTTTGGAAGCAATAGCGGATTGAACATACTCCATCCTGATAGTCTTCTTACCAATCCATATGCCCCTTTAGTACGCATTAGTGGATTTAAAGTAATGGAGAAACCAAGAAGTATTCAGACAGGTGAGCCTATTGTATTGCCCTACAATGAAAATTTTTTCTCATTTGACTTTGTAGGCCTCAATTATTCCTTACCTGAAGAGAATACCTATGCCTACAAGCTGGAAGGTTTGGATGAAGACTGGATAACAGCTGGCACCCGGCGGTACGCACCCTATACTAACCTTGATCCGGGTGACTATACGTTCAGAGTAAAATCAGCTAATTATGACGGTGTCTGGAATAATGAAGGAATGGCTGTAAAAATCACTATTACTCCTCCATTCTGGAAGACCATTTATGCTTATATCATATATGTAGTAGCAGGAATAGCTATATTATATTACGGCAAAGAATACTTTGTGGGCCGGGAACGATTGAAACACAATTTAAAACTCAAAAGTCTGGAATCTGAGAAATTACACGAACTGGATCAGATGAAATCAAGGTTTTTTGCCAATGTATCCCATGAACTTCGTACGCCTTTAACCTTGATCATTAATCCCCTGGAAACAATGCTTGCTGAAAAAACAAGCGAAAGCCATACCTATGCCTATTTCCACCTGATGCTCAGAAACGCACGCCGATTGCTACAACTTATTAATCAGCTTCTGGATATTTCTAAGCTGGAAGCCGGAGGTATGCGTCTGGAAAATGAAGTAGGGGAGTTGATGGCTTTTGTAAAAGCTCATTTCTTTTCATTTGATTCATTGGCCGCACACCGCCAGATAAAACTCAATTTTCATCATAATCCCGGCAGTTTATGGGTTAAGTTTGATAAAGACAAAATTGAGAAAGTAGTTACTAATTTATTTTCCAATGCCATGAAATTCACTCCAAGGGGAGGTGAAATCTCTGTAAATATATCTGTGGAACCTATTCAGAATTCTAAGAGTAAGCTTCGGAAAGTATTAGTTACAGTAAGAGATACAGGTATTGGGATAGAAGCCGATAAACTTGAAAAAATATTTGACCGATTTTATCAGATTGATAGTTCACATACCCGCAATTATGAAGGAACAGGCATCGGTCTTTCTTTAACAAAAGAACTAATTTCCCTGTATGGAGGCAACATCCGGGTAGAAAGTGAGCCAGGCAAAGGATCTTGTTTTTTTGTAGAATTAACCCTGGAAGAAGTTTCCCAGCAAGAATCCATAGATGGTTCTCTGCAAACCCATAATGAGGAATTAGTTGCCAGGCTATCTGATCATTCGCTAACGGATGGCTCTTATTCTCTGGAAGAACTTCCTAATCAGCTGGATGAGAGTTTGCCGTTGCTGTTAATTGTAGAAGATCATGCCGACTTAAGTTCTTATATCAGAAATACTTTTATTGAAAAATACCGTGTGGTTCATGCCTCGAATGGAAAAGAAGGATTAGATAAAGCCCAGGAATTGATCCCCGACCTGATTATAAGTGACTGGATGATGCCCCAGATGACAGGCATGGAATTGTGTCGTAAGCTTAAAACCGATGAGCGCACCAGTCATATTCCTGTCATTATGCTCACGGCAAGAGCATCTATGCAAGACAAACTGGTGGGTTTGGAGAATGGGGCAGACGTGTACCTGACCAAACCATTTAATACAGAAGAACTGATTGCCCAGGTAAAGAACCTGATCTTACAACGCCGGCGGTTAAGAGAGCGTTTTAGCAAAACTGCAATGCTCGTCGATTCAAGTAAGGATTCAAATAAAATTGAATATTCCTCTACTGATGAGAAATTCCTGAAAAAAGTTTTCAGTATCCTTGAAAAAAGTTACGAGAGTACAGATTTTAATGTAGAAGTTCTGGAAGAGCAATTAAACATGAGTCATACACAATTGTACCGGAAATTAAAGGCACTAACTGATCAGCCGCCAGTAGAGTTGGTCCGCGATTTCAGGTTAAGGAAAGCAGCTATTCTTATCGCTTCTAAACAGGAAACTGTTTCGCAGGTTGCCTATAAAGTGGGCTTTAGCAACCTTTCTTATTTTACAAAAAGCTTCCGTAAATTATATGGAGTTCCTCCTTCTGAGTATGGGGTAAAAGATGATAAGTTAGGCCAGGATTGA